In Chaetodon trifascialis isolate fChaTrf1 chromosome 4, fChaTrf1.hap1, whole genome shotgun sequence, one DNA window encodes the following:
- the polr2h gene encoding DNA-directed RNA polymerases I, II, and III subunit RPABC3 translates to MAGILFEDIFDVKDIDPDGKKFDRVSRLHCESESFKMDLILDVNIQIYPVDLGDKFRLVIASTLYEDGTPDDGEYNPQDDRPSRADQFDYVMYGKVYKIEGDETSTEAATRLSAYVSYGGLLMRLQGDANNLHGFEVDSRVYLLMKKLAF, encoded by the exons ATCTTTGACGTAAAGGACATCGATCCTGATGGCAAGAAGTTTGACAGAG TATCTCGTCTACATTGCGAAAGTGAATCTTTTAAGATGGACCTCATCTTGGACGTGAACATTCAGATCTATCCCGTTGATCTTG GTGACAAGTTCAGACTGGTTATTGCCAGCACGTTATATGAAGACGGAACACCAGATGATGGAGAGTACAATCCTCAGGATGACCGGCCATCCAG AGCAGACCAGTTTGATTATGTGATGTATGGGAAGGTTTACAAGATTGAGGGCGACGAGACTTCAACAGAAGCAGCCACACGCCT CTCTGCCTACGTGTCTTACGGCGGCCTCCTCATGAGGCTGCAGGGAGACGCAAACAACCTTCACGGCTTTGAGGTGGACTCCAGGGTCTACCTCCTGATGAAGAAACTGGCCTTCTAA